The nucleotide sequence TTGAACATGCTTGCAGGAAGAATTCAACCGGATAGCGGTTCATTGGAGATCGGGACGACTGTTAAAATCGCCTACTACACGCAGGACAATGTCGAGATGGACGAAAAGCTGCGCGTCATCGAATATGTAAAGGAAGCAGCAGAGGTCATTCAGACGAGCAATGGCGAGTCGATCACGGCTTCACAAATGTTGGAGCGGTTCCTGTTTTCGCCGCATATGCAATGGACACCGATTTCCCGCCTGTCTGGGGGAGAACGTCGTCGTCTCTATCTGCTCCGTACGCTGATGGGAGAGCCGAATGTGCTGTTTTTAGATGAGCCTACGAATGATTTGGATATTCAAACGCTCAGTATTTTGGAAGACTATCTCGAGCAATTCCCAGGCGCAGTCATTACGGTATCGCATGACCGCTATTTCCTCGATCGTACCGTTGACCATTTGTTTGCTTTTGAGGGGCAAGGAAACATTCGTCATTATTATGGCAACTACTCCGAGTACCTGGAAGAAAGACGCCAGGAGAAAGCAATACAGGTGCAAGAAGCGGATCCACAGGCAGAAAAGACGCAAAGCAACAGCGGGGCTAATCGCGGCAACAACCGCACACGCAAGCTGTCTTACAAGGATCAGAAGGAATGGGATGCGATTGAAGGCAAGATCGCGGCTTTGGAAGAGCGCAGCGTCCAGCTAAAGCAAGAGATTGCAGCGTCTGGCAGCGATTACGGCAAAATTGAAAAGCTCTATGCAGAAGAACAGCAAGTGGCGGCAGAGCTGGAAGCAACCATTGAGCGTTGGGCGGAATTATCAGCATTGGTAGAGGAATTGGAGCAAGGGAAATAATTAGTGGCGTAGCCAGTAATTGAGGGCTGGGAAAGCGACGCTTCCACCTGTAGACTAGAGTAGATTACTAGAGTAGAGGAGTCGCTGTCGTTGCCTGCCTATAAGTTAGACCCGGAATGGGTGATGTCTTACCTAGAGCTGCAAGAACAGCAGCTCTCTTCCGAAGTGCATCCAGAGGATAAAGAAGTGATCATGAACAAGATCAGGGAAATGACGTTATCGATCATGTACAAACAAGCGAGAAGATTTCTTGTATACTTGGAAGCGGATGAAACGGAAGCAGAAAGAACGAAAAAGACTCATCTTATGTAAAGAAGACCCGCCTTGGTTTAAGTGAGGCGGGTCATTTCATGTTTATGTTTATTGCTGTCTGATTCGAACAGGCGTACCGATGGGCACGATTTTTCCCAGAGCATTCACGTCCTCATTGTACATGCGAATACAGCCGTGAGATACATACTTGCCGATAGAAGAGGGGTTGTTCGTGCCGTGAATGCCGTAGTGTGGTTTACTTAGCCCCATCCATAAGGTGCCGAATACACTCAAAGGACCTCCCGGATAAGAATTCGGATAGGGGACTTTGTTGATGATGGTAAAATCCCCTCGTGGTGTCGATGTGGCAATTTTGCCCAAGGCAACAGGATAAGAGCGGATGAGTTGGTTCCCATCGAACAGATCGAGACGTAGCTTTGCAATCGAGATGCGGATGTTGTAGGACGGCAGCTTTTTCACCTCCCCCACAAGCGTTTCGAAATGCCGCTGCTACTATCTTATGAAAACGAGTGGAACCGGTACCTTTCTCTTATGATTAATGTAGTTTGACATCTAACGAAAACGTATCCGGATAGCGCAGGCCGTCACGATAGAACAAGGTTCGCACCCAGACGTACATCCGTAAAGGAATGGAAGGAAAGACGATGGCCAGCTTACCTTCTTCCAAGACAGGCAAATCGAGCGGGGATTGAATTTCATAAGGGACTCCTTCTTGATCAAGCAACGTTTTGTAATGTTGGGCCTCGCTCCAGCTAACAGGATAATAAAATGATTTTTCCATCCAATTCCAACACCTTTCCAGGTTTCACTGCTTACCATTGTATGTAAAACATTTGAGATAAAAAAAGAAACAAACGCCACAGTCATTGAAAAATAGGCAGTCCAATTGAGGTTTCTAAAGTGTCGTCTACGCAAAAAACGTCATGATTTTCCCAGAAAATGCGTGTAAAGTGGAAGTAAGCACAAACTGGAGGGACACGGGAATGAAGCAGACACACTTGCACTTTAACATGCAAATAGGCAGGAAAAAGCCAGTGAGTGTAAACAACACAGAGACGGCCTGTCCTTTTTGTGATCGAAACAGTCTCACAGACGTTTTGGAGCAGCGGGGCTCCATGATTTGGCTCAAGAACAAATTCCCTGTTTTGGAGGATACGCATCAGACTGTTTTGATTGAGACGGATGAATGTCAAGGGGATTGGTCTGTCTATTCCAAAGAGCATGTACGAGCATTGCTGGCATTCGGGATAGAGAAGTGGCTTGAAATGGAGCAAAGCAACTCTTATCGTTCCGTCCTGTTTTTCAAAAACCACGGCCCGTATTCCGGGGGGAGCATCCGTCATCCACACATGCAGATCGTCGGATTACATGACTACAACTATTTGGATCAGGTAAAAGACAGTGATTTTATTGGCATAACCATCCATCAGGAGGCGGGGATTGAATGCAATCTTTCTACGCATCCGCGTGCAGGTTTTTTTGAATATAATGTCATTCTATCAGACTTTGATCAATTGCCGAAAATGGCAGACTACTTACAAATTTTAGCACATTGGATACTGACTCATGTCAATCCGCGTAACCAAAGCTACAATTTTTTCTTTTACCATTGGGGAGAAAAGCTGATCGCTAAAGTAGTTCCGAGGTTTGTTACCTCGCCTCTTTACGTAGGCTATTCGATTCCGCAGGTCGCCAATAATTTGGAAGAAATGGTGGCTGAATTGCAACGACGATACTTCTAATCAAAGAAGGGGTGCTTAGGCGATGACGTATACGATCACGGCAAGAAAAACACTCACCTCAGGAGAACTGGCACAGATTAAAGAATTGGCTGCGATTTGCAATGAGCAGGATGGGCTTGATCTCAAAGTAAACCCGGGTATGCTGGAAAAGCGTTCGGGAGAGCATGAAGAAGACTTTGTATGTTATGCGGATGGAAAGCTGGTTGGCTTTCTAGGGCTCTACGTGTTTCATGGCGGTGAGGCAGAAGTGAGCGGCATGGTCCATCCAGCCTACAGAAGAAAAGGCATATTCACAGCGTTGCAAGCACAAGCCGCAGATGCATGCAGGCGAAGAGGTATTCCGTCGCAGTTGTTTATCATTCAGCGAGATTCGCAAAGCGGCAAGTCATATATGGAGCGAATCGGCGGGGAGTATC is from Brevibacillus brevis and encodes:
- a CDS encoding L,D-transpeptidase, whose translation is MKKLPSYNIRISIAKLRLDLFDGNQLIRSYPVALGKIATSTPRGDFTIINKVPYPNSYPGGPLSVFGTLWMGLSKPHYGIHGTNNPSSIGKYVSHGCIRMYNEDVNALGKIVPIGTPVRIRQQ
- a CDS encoding DUF4931 domain-containing protein, encoding MKQTHLHFNMQIGRKKPVSVNNTETACPFCDRNSLTDVLEQRGSMIWLKNKFPVLEDTHQTVLIETDECQGDWSVYSKEHVRALLAFGIEKWLEMEQSNSYRSVLFFKNHGPYSGGSIRHPHMQIVGLHDYNYLDQVKDSDFIGITIHQEAGIECNLSTHPRAGFFEYNVILSDFDQLPKMADYLQILAHWILTHVNPRNQSYNFFFYHWGEKLIAKVVPRFVTSPLYVGYSIPQVANNLEEMVAELQRRYF